One genomic window of Pseudomonas chlororaphis subsp. piscium includes the following:
- a CDS encoding phage tail tape measure protein — protein MAQTSRLVLEIDSRDAEQKAADTRKALEALESAGLRVKPAMDKAGAGMDSAGQSAERAGKSYGYYSDEVEQLLGRLDPLRKKQQDLARSQSELAAAFKRGDIGESSYKEFSGVIRGQAEAIKTQRAALTSLNGDLNKTGMTAKATAAALRGVPAQFTDIAVSLQGGQAPLTVFLQQGGQLKDMFGGVAPAAKALGGYILGLVNPFTVAAAAVGVLGLAYYQGSKEQDAYRLSLVTTGNAAGTTTIALAEMAKRVSGTVGTTADAAAALAQLAGTGKIASSSFEQIATSAIAYEKATGKAVSETIAEFVRLADDPVKAVAELNNKYNFLTASVYEQVRAAQEMGEKEAAAAIAQEAYAKALSERSATMKANLGTLEKAWNDLAGAAKSGWDAILGIGRESNSGPDVKAIQQKINYLKSTLDTGYEDDNARERIASLQAELDAYDKKSKAEQKAADDTARAAQVQRDGQVAYEAFEKSLEQNFTKRQKMNKALEDEEKRISAARAAGYTITAEQEAAALKAIRENSIYKEAAEKKPKAYTENAGMKALDQARQQYAVLQQQNALIGVQKGEVDKLGASGQALVKWEQELADIKGKQTLTADQKSLLANQELITAQLKKNAALERENQLRKIATEETQKLAAFQSNLASQLANAQTGLDNNLAGMGLGDQARQRLQEQLSIQQQYQSQLDGLVQQRNEGRISESLYSKETEALRAALQARLAMQQQYYTEVDKAQSDWSLGASSAFQTYAEKAADVAGQTRNLFTNAFSNMEDGIVQFVKTGKLSFKDLADGIIADLVRIQVRKAAVGIFGSLFGGFAGAGASSAGSGTMTGFSETISRSGFSSGGYTGDGGKYEPKGVVHGGEFVVRKEVVSQPGAREFLERMNANSKGYADGGYVGPSTAAATTNVVQSTSSSAQAPIIQQQFSFQGTPDEATVNMVREAAQQGAKGGYELVVRDLKMNGTIRQLIARR, from the coding sequence ATGGCTCAGACATCCCGTCTGGTTCTGGAGATCGATAGCCGGGACGCCGAGCAAAAGGCCGCTGACACCCGCAAGGCTCTCGAGGCCTTGGAAAGCGCAGGGCTTCGAGTCAAGCCTGCAATGGATAAGGCCGGGGCCGGCATGGATAGCGCAGGCCAAAGCGCTGAGAGAGCCGGAAAGTCATATGGATACTACAGCGATGAGGTCGAACAACTACTTGGCCGACTGGATCCACTTCGGAAGAAGCAACAGGATCTTGCCAGAAGCCAGTCCGAACTGGCGGCAGCATTCAAGCGCGGAGACATTGGCGAGTCTAGCTACAAAGAGTTTTCCGGTGTTATCCGCGGGCAGGCTGAAGCAATTAAGACTCAGCGTGCCGCGCTGACAAGCTTAAACGGTGATCTGAACAAAACCGGCATGACGGCGAAAGCGACGGCTGCAGCCTTGCGTGGTGTGCCAGCACAATTTACTGATATCGCGGTATCTCTCCAGGGCGGACAGGCGCCCCTCACAGTTTTCCTCCAGCAAGGTGGCCAGCTCAAGGATATGTTTGGTGGTGTAGCGCCGGCGGCAAAAGCCTTGGGTGGGTACATCCTTGGACTGGTCAACCCATTCACTGTTGCTGCTGCTGCGGTTGGCGTGCTTGGCCTGGCCTACTACCAGGGATCGAAAGAGCAGGATGCTTACCGGCTTTCGCTGGTGACTACAGGCAATGCCGCGGGCACGACCACGATCGCCCTCGCTGAGATGGCCAAGCGTGTCAGCGGCACCGTCGGTACCACGGCAGATGCTGCCGCGGCGCTGGCACAGCTCGCCGGCACCGGAAAAATCGCCAGCTCCAGCTTCGAGCAGATCGCCACTTCGGCAATCGCGTACGAGAAAGCGACCGGTAAGGCCGTGTCGGAAACCATCGCCGAATTTGTGCGGCTGGCGGACGACCCGGTAAAGGCAGTCGCTGAACTGAACAACAAGTACAACTTCCTGACTGCTTCGGTCTATGAGCAGGTCCGTGCTGCGCAGGAAATGGGCGAGAAGGAGGCAGCAGCAGCCATCGCGCAAGAGGCGTATGCCAAAGCACTTAGCGAGCGCTCGGCGACGATGAAGGCCAACCTGGGCACTCTCGAAAAGGCCTGGAACGATCTAGCTGGCGCCGCGAAGAGTGGTTGGGACGCAATCCTCGGTATCGGGCGCGAGTCAAATAGTGGTCCGGACGTGAAGGCGATTCAGCAGAAGATCAACTACCTGAAATCTACCCTTGATACTGGTTACGAGGACGACAACGCAAGAGAGCGTATCGCTTCGCTTCAGGCTGAACTGGATGCCTACGACAAGAAGTCGAAAGCCGAACAGAAGGCTGCTGACGATACCGCGCGAGCGGCTCAGGTTCAGCGTGATGGGCAAGTGGCGTACGAAGCATTTGAAAAGAGCCTTGAGCAGAACTTCACCAAGCGTCAAAAAATGAACAAGGCGCTTGAGGACGAAGAAAAGCGCATCAGTGCTGCTCGCGCAGCTGGATACACGATTACTGCTGAGCAGGAGGCTGCGGCGCTCAAGGCCATACGCGAGAACTCTATCTACAAGGAGGCGGCCGAGAAGAAGCCTAAGGCCTACACCGAAAACGCCGGCATGAAGGCGCTGGACCAGGCCCGCCAGCAGTACGCCGTGTTGCAGCAGCAGAACGCGCTCATCGGCGTACAGAAGGGAGAGGTCGACAAGCTCGGCGCCTCCGGCCAGGCCCTGGTGAAGTGGGAGCAGGAGCTCGCCGACATCAAGGGTAAGCAGACCCTGACCGCCGACCAGAAGTCCTTGCTAGCCAACCAGGAGCTGATCACTGCTCAGCTGAAAAAGAATGCTGCACTGGAGCGCGAGAACCAGTTGCGCAAGATAGCCACCGAGGAAACTCAGAAGCTGGCCGCCTTCCAGTCGAACCTGGCCAGCCAGTTGGCCAATGCCCAGACCGGACTCGATAACAATCTGGCTGGCATGGGGCTGGGCGATCAAGCTCGGCAGCGCCTGCAAGAGCAGTTGAGCATTCAGCAGCAGTACCAATCGCAACTGGATGGCCTGGTGCAGCAGCGCAACGAGGGGCGAATCAGCGAAAGCCTGTATAGCAAGGAGACGGAAGCCCTGCGTGCCGCGCTCCAGGCTCGCCTGGCGATGCAGCAGCAGTACTACACGGAAGTGGATAAGGCCCAATCTGACTGGTCGCTCGGCGCCTCTTCGGCGTTCCAGACCTATGCCGAAAAAGCCGCTGACGTCGCCGGCCAAACCCGCAATCTCTTCACCAACGCCTTCAGCAACATGGAGGATGGCATCGTCCAGTTCGTGAAGACCGGCAAGCTGTCCTTCAAGGATCTGGCCGACGGCATCATTGCCGACCTTGTGCGTATCCAGGTGCGGAAGGCTGCGGTAGGCATTTTCGGATCACTGTTCGGCGGGTTTGCAGGTGCTGGAGCTTCCTCGGCTGGCAGCGGCACCATGACCGGATTTAGCGAGACGATATCGCGCAGTGGGTTTTCCTCTGGCGGCTACACCGGCGACGGTGGCAAGTATGAGCCGAAGGGCGTTGTGCACGGCGGCGAGTTCGTTGTCCGCAAGGAGGTGGTGAGCCAGCCGGGCGCCCGGGAGTTCCTCGAGCGAATGAACGCGAACTCCAAGGGTTATGCGGATGGTGGTTACGTCGGGCCTTCAACTGCGGCCGCGACCACGAACGTCGTCCAAAGCACCTCGTCCAGCGCCCAGGCGCCAATCATCCAGCAGCAGTTCAGCTTCCAGGGCACGCCAGACGAAGCGACCGTGAACATGGTCAGGGAGGCGGCGCAGCAGGGGGCCAAGGGCGGCTATGAACTGGTCGTACGCGACTTAAAAATGAACGGAACCATCCGCCAGCTGATCGCGCGGCGCTAA
- a CDS encoding DUF6950 family protein: MRYRDWTTRLNDVIKAAQGRPFSWGEFDCCLFAADCTAAVCGVDPAEQYRGKYKTEAGAKRQLKKQHGSLEAAWDACFSRVALSFIQRGDVVLYDAPGGRSMAVFWAGDYWSTTEDGVCRIECEPLAAWRVE, encoded by the coding sequence ATGCGCTATCGAGATTGGACCACGCGTTTAAACGACGTGATCAAGGCCGCCCAAGGGCGGCCTTTTTCATGGGGCGAGTTTGACTGCTGTCTGTTCGCCGCCGACTGCACCGCGGCGGTGTGCGGGGTCGATCCGGCCGAGCAGTACCGCGGTAAGTACAAGACCGAGGCCGGCGCGAAGCGGCAACTGAAAAAGCAGCACGGCAGCTTGGAAGCGGCGTGGGACGCCTGCTTTTCTCGGGTGGCCCTGTCCTTCATCCAGCGCGGTGACGTGGTGCTGTACGACGCCCCGGGCGGCCGGAGCATGGCGGTGTTCTGGGCAGGTGATTACTGGTCGACGACCGAAGACGGCGTTTGCCGCATTGAGTGCGAGCCTCTGGCCGCGTGGAGGGTTGAATGA
- a CDS encoding phage tail tip fiber protein, whose protein sequence is MSGGVKKLAQVVVGAVVGFAQGGPWGAVAGAALAFYAAEQQEKLNTKSPLRDNEPSAQTVRSSKAPVRFILGRVATGGVLVWAQEQASGQTEGEWLHLVYVLSEGAVDAVENIYLGEEEIGSFGEFASYELIVNPTQVNAFLKANCPDWKDSQIGRGLSFVRVSLKYSAEKFPSGIPDTRFVVRGRNDIYDPRTGNTGYSANTALHMLWYLRTRCGVPDDEIVFETFASAANVCDETITNADGSVSQRYRTACVIGADEQRTGVLQKLEAACAGKLIRVGGRWMLQAGAYYGPYDFEITEDMVIGTVTGSTEPTNDSAINTVRGTFIDPSQSWTETDYPEVSVAEWIVEDGGEAAETLTFSYVTDPYQAQRLANIELRRRRAGGAISIPMNFAGYNCRPGRVVRVNLPSLNMLGEFIVSDWSMGDSEGCTVQVKQYEAAIFDDAVGEPYNPLGFISLPAGGLGSPTGLTWTQNTGAEVVQGVLSWTPPAGIVSSYVVIVRQGATAVQSHSIPATSTQCAINGLPSGNYTMSVAAVGPMARSGEATIAVSIMGPPIPESCAVQSSIDSIVLIPQNTLHGLNGGTYEYFFSTSPTATADDADYLGQGLSFTHTGLGFYTNYYYFVRSSNAYGKSAFLYVPAATSNDVSAYLAALAGKVTRTELGQDLISEIDGLQDQIDALDDILLYDPAKTYVKNDIVRQGQRLYQALSAVPANMPPPNATYWKDVGQSIETANGLAQQVATNTADITELDGVVTAQANSTNTLRASWREDDGAGDLADAMKGWDNTAAIVTEEKVRATAIEAEATQRIQLQATVGQNTAAIQQTSSALANTNGQLSTIWSVKMETTAGGQKYAASFGLGLQVDPSGVSSQFVVRADTFMLLNLANGTPVSPFAVTGGQTFINSAFIQDGTITNAKIGNYIQSNNYVAGSTGWRLWFDGTFEINSALGAGARQIINNNGGKVFDENGMKRYQWGNLAA, encoded by the coding sequence ATGAGCGGCGGCGTCAAGAAACTCGCCCAGGTGGTGGTCGGTGCTGTAGTTGGTTTTGCCCAGGGCGGCCCATGGGGTGCTGTCGCTGGCGCAGCGCTGGCCTTCTACGCCGCCGAGCAGCAGGAGAAGCTGAACACCAAGTCGCCACTGCGCGACAACGAGCCATCGGCGCAGACCGTGCGATCATCGAAGGCACCGGTTCGTTTCATCCTCGGCCGCGTGGCCACCGGTGGCGTGCTTGTGTGGGCCCAGGAGCAGGCCAGCGGCCAGACCGAAGGCGAATGGCTGCACCTGGTCTATGTGCTGAGCGAGGGCGCCGTCGATGCCGTTGAAAACATCTACCTGGGCGAGGAGGAGATCGGTTCGTTCGGCGAATTCGCCAGCTATGAGCTGATCGTCAACCCGACTCAGGTGAACGCTTTCCTGAAGGCCAACTGCCCGGACTGGAAAGACAGTCAGATCGGCCGCGGCCTGTCGTTCGTGCGTGTGTCATTGAAGTACAGCGCGGAGAAGTTCCCATCCGGCATCCCGGATACCCGCTTCGTGGTCCGCGGCCGCAACGACATCTACGACCCGCGCACCGGCAACACCGGGTACAGCGCCAATACCGCGTTGCACATGCTGTGGTACCTGCGGACGCGCTGCGGTGTGCCTGACGATGAGATCGTGTTCGAGACCTTTGCCAGCGCGGCCAACGTCTGCGACGAGACCATCACCAATGCCGACGGATCGGTCAGCCAGCGCTACCGGACGGCCTGCGTTATCGGCGCCGACGAGCAGCGCACCGGCGTGCTGCAGAAGCTGGAAGCGGCGTGCGCGGGCAAACTGATCCGCGTCGGCGGTCGCTGGATGCTCCAGGCCGGGGCCTACTACGGCCCGTATGACTTCGAGATCACCGAGGATATGGTGATCGGCACCGTTACTGGCAGCACCGAACCGACCAACGATTCAGCCATCAATACCGTGCGTGGCACCTTCATTGACCCGTCGCAGTCCTGGACCGAGACGGACTATCCGGAGGTCAGTGTTGCCGAGTGGATCGTTGAGGACGGCGGAGAGGCGGCGGAGACCCTGACCTTTTCCTACGTCACGGACCCATACCAGGCCCAGCGCTTGGCCAACATCGAGCTTCGCCGCCGGCGCGCGGGCGGCGCGATCAGCATCCCCATGAACTTTGCCGGCTACAACTGCCGGCCGGGCCGGGTGGTGCGGGTCAACCTGCCATCGCTGAACATGCTGGGCGAGTTCATCGTCAGCGACTGGTCGATGGGCGACAGCGAAGGCTGCACCGTGCAGGTCAAGCAGTACGAGGCGGCGATCTTCGATGACGCCGTGGGCGAGCCTTACAACCCGCTCGGCTTCATCAGCCTGCCGGCCGGCGGCCTGGGCTCTCCTACTGGGCTGACCTGGACGCAGAACACCGGCGCGGAGGTGGTGCAGGGCGTCCTGTCCTGGACGCCGCCTGCCGGGATTGTGTCGTCCTACGTCGTCATTGTCCGCCAGGGCGCGACCGCTGTTCAGTCGCACTCCATCCCGGCAACCTCGACGCAGTGCGCAATCAACGGTTTGCCGTCGGGCAACTACACGATGAGCGTGGCGGCGGTGGGCCCTATGGCACGCTCCGGTGAGGCGACCATCGCGGTCAGCATTATGGGGCCGCCGATCCCAGAGTCATGTGCGGTACAGTCCTCGATCGACAGCATCGTGCTGATTCCGCAGAACACGCTGCACGGCCTCAACGGCGGCACCTACGAGTATTTCTTCAGCACGTCGCCGACGGCCACTGCGGATGATGCGGATTATCTGGGGCAGGGTCTGTCCTTCACGCACACCGGACTTGGGTTCTACACGAACTATTACTACTTCGTGCGTTCGTCGAACGCCTATGGGAAGAGTGCGTTCCTGTATGTGCCGGCCGCCACCTCCAACGACGTCTCGGCGTACCTGGCGGCCCTGGCTGGCAAGGTCACCCGCACGGAGCTGGGTCAGGACCTGATCTCGGAGATCGACGGGCTGCAGGACCAGATCGACGCGCTCGATGACATCCTGCTCTATGACCCTGCCAAGACCTATGTGAAAAATGACATCGTCCGTCAAGGCCAGCGGCTGTATCAAGCATTGTCGGCCGTGCCAGCGAACATGCCTCCGCCGAATGCTACTTACTGGAAAGACGTTGGTCAGTCGATCGAGACGGCCAACGGCCTGGCCCAGCAGGTGGCGACCAACACCGCCGATATCACCGAGCTGGACGGCGTGGTAACGGCGCAGGCGAACTCAACCAACACGCTCCGCGCGTCCTGGCGGGAAGATGATGGCGCCGGCGACCTGGCCGATGCCATGAAGGGTTGGGACAACACCGCGGCGATTGTTACCGAGGAGAAGGTCCGGGCTACCGCGATTGAGGCCGAGGCCACGCAGCGGATTCAACTGCAAGCCACTGTTGGCCAAAACACGGCAGCAATCCAGCAAACGTCTTCAGCCCTGGCGAACACCAACGGCCAACTGTCCACGATCTGGTCGGTGAAAATGGAGACCACCGCCGGCGGCCAGAAGTACGCAGCCTCGTTTGGTCTGGGCCTACAAGTTGATCCTTCCGGGGTTTCGTCGCAGTTCGTTGTGCGCGCTGACACCTTCATGTTGCTGAACCTGGCCAACGGCACGCCGGTGTCGCCGTTTGCGGTAACCGGCGGCCAGACGTTCATCAATTCGGCGTTCATCCAGGACGGCACGATCACCAACGCCAAGATCGGCAACTACATCCAGTCGAACAACTACGTCGCCGGCAGCACCGGGTGGCGGCTGTGGTTTGACGGCACGTTCGAGATCAACAGCGCCCTGGGAGCCGGCGCTCGCCAGATTATCAACAACAACGGCGGCAAGGTGTTCGATGAGAACGGCATGAAGCGCTATCAATGGGGGAACTTAGCCGCATGA
- a CDS encoding pyocin knob domain-containing protein — MAWIRAGTVAVTNGSTTVTGTGSGFAANTRVGDAFIGPDGRQYELGNVASDTVISIIPAYQGATASGASYAIMPVQGYQKSLADQVRSWVNTYGAKMAALGTTGNYDTLPVTKGGTGGTDQATARSGLGLGSAATASITVGADDATLGRLLKVGDRGIGQYLTERRPTSALDERRNYGGFDFSYSGSATDIPAGMTAASVLTMSYSNAFSNQLMIDYNSNTMWIRSTANGAWSSWDKVYTTKNTSRASDGTLKAI; from the coding sequence ATGGCTTGGATTCGAGCAGGGACCGTGGCCGTCACGAACGGCTCAACGACTGTGACTGGCACCGGTTCTGGCTTTGCTGCAAATACCCGGGTAGGGGATGCGTTCATCGGCCCTGATGGCCGTCAGTATGAATTGGGAAACGTCGCGAGTGACACTGTGATCTCGATCATTCCGGCTTACCAGGGGGCAACAGCGTCGGGTGCGTCCTACGCGATTATGCCGGTCCAGGGTTACCAGAAAAGTCTGGCCGATCAGGTCCGGTCCTGGGTGAACACTTACGGCGCCAAGATGGCCGCCCTGGGCACTACCGGCAACTACGACACCCTTCCGGTCACGAAAGGGGGCACAGGCGGTACTGATCAGGCTACAGCAAGGTCTGGCCTTGGCCTGGGCAGTGCTGCCACAGCAAGCATTACTGTTGGTGCCGATGACGCTACGCTCGGAAGACTGCTGAAAGTTGGGGACCGAGGCATCGGTCAGTATTTGACTGAGCGCCGCCCAACGAGTGCACTGGATGAGCGCCGTAACTATGGTGGTTTCGATTTCTCGTATTCCGGGTCCGCGACTGATATTCCCGCCGGGATGACAGCTGCCTCAGTTCTCACAATGTCCTACAGCAACGCTTTCTCCAATCAGCTAATGATCGACTACAACAGCAACACGATGTGGATCCGGAGCACCGCCAACGGTGCATGGTCGAGCTGGGACAAGGTTTACACAACAAAAAATACTAGCCGTGCTTCCGACGGCACTTTGAAGGCGATCTGA
- a CDS encoding cell wall hydrolase, translated as MTATERDCDILARTLWGEARGEGLVGQIAVAWTIRNRVNDGKARSWWGEGYAGVCQAPYQFSCWNKNDPNYPFLSGAKPIPTGQFAQAQRAADQVIAGAAPDPTGGATHYYATTMSKAPAWAAKAKQTVRIGQHAFFKDVP; from the coding sequence ATGACTGCAACCGAAAGAGACTGCGACATCCTCGCGAGGACGCTGTGGGGTGAGGCTCGCGGGGAGGGCCTGGTCGGCCAGATCGCTGTGGCCTGGACCATTCGCAACCGTGTCAACGATGGCAAGGCCAGGTCCTGGTGGGGGGAGGGGTACGCTGGCGTGTGCCAGGCGCCGTACCAGTTCAGCTGCTGGAACAAGAACGACCCGAACTATCCGTTCCTCAGCGGCGCCAAGCCGATCCCGACCGGCCAGTTCGCCCAGGCCCAGCGCGCAGCTGATCAGGTGATCGCCGGTGCCGCGCCAGATCCAACTGGTGGCGCCACGCACTACTACGCGACCACCATGTCCAAGGCCCCAGCCTGGGCGGCGAAGGCCAAGCAGACGGTGCGAATCGGGCAACACGCCTTCTTCAAGGACGTGCCGTGA
- a CDS encoding lysis system i-spanin subunit Rz: MTPVQKLIGWLVLAGLLISGGAGVAWKVQDWRYGSQLAEQAQLHQDDLAAISSAAAAQQRADQDKRLALEQRLATADQSHHQELTNAQKNQARLRDRLATADLRLSVLVDAADTASGCAVPATTATVGLVHGAPHARLDPAHAQRIVGITDDGDQGLIALQACQGYVREVTKRK, translated from the coding sequence ATGACGCCGGTGCAGAAGCTGATCGGCTGGCTGGTGCTGGCCGGCCTGCTGATCTCCGGCGGCGCGGGCGTCGCCTGGAAGGTGCAGGACTGGCGCTACGGCAGTCAGCTGGCCGAGCAGGCACAGCTTCACCAGGATGACCTGGCCGCTATCAGTAGCGCGGCAGCAGCTCAGCAGCGCGCCGACCAGGATAAGCGCCTTGCGCTTGAGCAGCGCCTGGCCACCGCCGACCAATCCCACCACCAGGAACTGACCAATGCTCAGAAAAACCAAGCTCGCCTGCGCGATCGCCTTGCTACTGCCGATCTACGGTTGTCAGTCCTTGTCGACGCCGCGGATACAGCCAGTGGCTGCGCAGTGCCTGCCACCACCGCCACCGTCGGCCTGGTTCATGGAGCCCCGCACGCCCGACTTGACCCGGCGCATGCTCAACGAATTGTCGGCATCACCGACGACGGCGACCAAGGACTGATTGCGCTGCAGGCGTGTCAGGGCTATGTGCGAGAGGTTACGAAGCGGAAATAG
- a CDS encoding EndoU domain-containing protein yields the protein MKNLIELTVILTAATLLSSCSNDQPSVTAAAATAYGCPFPADIKISNNAYTVNTKHIFCGQVTTSNNAEGFHSAPGGINPSTVNATTKTSIPGSTDIYKYEKFGIRNDVQSPWMTKPTSTMFPDTCTGDQVIASIEYATSMMGACISNSPNERCGRSGPFNDKSGDYCTSISSGGSFNLKVILSGNDNKYIISAYPDYH from the coding sequence ATGAAAAACCTCATAGAGCTTACAGTAATTCTCACAGCCGCCACATTACTTTCATCATGCAGCAATGATCAACCATCGGTTACAGCTGCCGCAGCCACCGCCTACGGCTGCCCCTTTCCAGCCGACATTAAGATCTCCAACAATGCCTACACCGTAAATACAAAGCATATTTTTTGTGGACAGGTGACCACAAGTAATAATGCGGAAGGGTTTCACTCAGCACCTGGCGGTATTAACCCGTCGACAGTGAATGCAACTACAAAAACCTCCATCCCTGGCTCTACAGACATATACAAGTACGAAAAATTTGGAATTCGCAACGACGTTCAAAGTCCTTGGATGACAAAGCCCACATCAACTATGTTTCCAGATACTTGCACCGGGGATCAGGTTATTGCCAGCATAGAATACGCGACATCTATGATGGGGGCCTGTATCAGCAATAGTCCAAATGAGCGATGTGGGCGGTCTGGGCCCTTCAACGACAAGTCCGGAGATTACTGCACCAGCATCAGCAGCGGCGGGAGCTTCAACTTAAAAGTGATACTCAGCGGTAACGACAATAAGTACATTATCTCTGCGTACCCGGACTATCATTAG
- a CDS encoding SOS response-associated peptidase, which yields MCGRISQYRGIHDFVAVLSMPGALVNTVGDLPLGRYNVPPTTQVALLHLENGALHADLLRWSWKPHWATNRAEPIARSEKVARNPYYRAAWPNRAITPIDGWFEWLADETGKQPYYIRRRDGLPSLCASIGHWPHSDEPPREHDGFVIITADSAGGMVDIHDRRPVVLTPELAREWLDPATPKERAELMLMHQGEPSEVFEWFKVDRAAGNTKNQGAHLIDPIGEIHGGAFVNNG from the coding sequence ATGTGCGGAAGAATTTCACAGTACCGCGGCATTCACGACTTTGTTGCGGTGCTCAGCATGCCCGGGGCCTTGGTCAATACCGTCGGCGATCTGCCGTTGGGGCGGTACAACGTGCCGCCGACAACTCAGGTCGCCCTGCTCCACCTGGAGAATGGCGCGCTACATGCCGACCTGCTCAGGTGGTCTTGGAAACCGCATTGGGCAACCAATCGAGCCGAACCCATTGCCCGCTCCGAAAAGGTCGCGCGCAACCCCTATTACCGGGCAGCCTGGCCAAATCGAGCGATCACACCAATAGACGGATGGTTTGAATGGCTCGCGGATGAAACTGGAAAACAGCCCTACTACATCCGGCGACGTGATGGCCTACCCAGCCTGTGCGCGTCAATTGGCCATTGGCCGCATTCTGATGAGCCCCCTCGGGAGCATGACGGCTTCGTGATCATCACCGCGGACTCCGCCGGCGGCATGGTCGACATTCACGACCGACGGCCAGTGGTCCTGACGCCTGAGCTGGCCCGGGAATGGCTGGATCCTGCGACACCCAAGGAGCGGGCCGAGCTGATGCTGATGCACCAGGGCGAACCGTCCGAAGTGTTCGAGTGGTTCAAGGTCGACCGCGCCGCGGGCAACACAAAGAACCAGGGGGCGCACTTGATCGACCCTATAGGCGAGATCCATGGCGGGGCGTTCGTGAATAACGGCTGA
- a CDS encoding cell wall hydrolase gives MQRQRPDFVKAWHLFLPPSCVLARTLWGEARGESPGGQVTVAWTIRNRVNDGKTSSWWGEGYAGVCQKPCQFNCWNKNNLNFPYLSSAEQILFRELAQARIAVDQVIDDKVPDPLGGATHYHAIAMKTPPSSAAPRCSTQSVSSMMAAFSASWF, from the coding sequence ATGCAGCGACAGCGCCCTGACTTCGTGAAAGCCTGGCATCTCTTCCTCCCTCCCTCCTGTGTACTTGCCCGAACCCTGTGGGGCGAGGCGCGTGGCGAAAGCCCAGGCGGCCAAGTGACCGTGGCCTGGACAATTCGCAATCGTGTGAACGATGGAAAGACGAGTTCATGGTGGGGCGAAGGCTACGCCGGCGTGTGCCAGAAACCGTGCCAGTTCAACTGCTGGAACAAAAACAATCTGAACTTTCCGTACTTGAGCAGCGCGGAGCAGATCCTGTTCCGTGAGCTGGCTCAGGCACGGATTGCCGTTGATCAGGTGATTGATGACAAGGTGCCGGATCCCCTTGGCGGAGCCACGCACTATCACGCGATCGCGATGAAGACACCGCCGAGCTCGGCTGCTCCGCGCTGCTCAACCCAAAGTGTCAGCTCCATGATGGCGGCCTTCAGCGCGAGTTGGTTTTAA